The Gemmata palustris genome includes a region encoding these proteins:
- a CDS encoding WD40 repeat domain-containing protein, giving the protein MKVRTRWIFLLVAIALVVVGTVGATAVLWHIDRNRLDPPKTILLAPEGTVSTIAFSPDGRHLAAGSGHAIVVWDRATRQLVRTLDHPTTAVVASVAYSADGKRLASGCFDGHLAVWDAERGARLLTLQKGGYGPPSNRETERCVAAVCFSPDGRSVAAAHHPSSGDTVPSEVRVWDAVDGKEKLVLKGHRGWVKAVAYSPDGMYLVSGDDKGDVKLWDSVDGSLRRNLPQRHNILALSFVPKSGMVAYGGGWSQATDVVTVCDTVTGSETRFSDLPQDNYATYVMCLAFSPDSRTMATGEVLKDGKHPHCVRLWDVPTGRLIRVFRCPGPPKAVAFSLDGTELAAGCTEDKPTTVGEVRIWDVPPKP; this is encoded by the coding sequence ATGAAAGTTCGTACCCGCTGGATCTTTCTCCTGGTCGCCATCGCTCTCGTAGTGGTGGGTACAGTTGGCGCGACGGCTGTTTTGTGGCACATCGACAGAAACCGGCTTGACCCGCCGAAGACCATTCTCCTGGCCCCCGAAGGCACCGTCAGCACAATTGCGTTCAGCCCCGATGGTCGCCACCTGGCCGCTGGTAGCGGCCATGCAATCGTAGTGTGGGACCGGGCGACGCGACAACTCGTCCGGACCCTCGATCATCCCACGACCGCTGTCGTCGCATCCGTGGCGTACTCCGCGGACGGGAAACGGCTGGCTTCGGGGTGCTTTGACGGGCACTTGGCGGTGTGGGACGCGGAACGAGGCGCGCGACTACTAACGCTTCAGAAAGGCGGATATGGGCCACCCTCCAACAGAGAAACTGAGAGGTGTGTTGCCGCGGTATGCTTCTCACCGGATGGGCGAAGCGTGGCGGCAGCTCACCACCCTTCATCGGGTGACACCGTGCCCAGCGAAGTCCGAGTATGGGACGCTGTGGATGGGAAGGAAAAGCTGGTTCTGAAGGGACACCGTGGCTGGGTGAAGGCGGTCGCGTACTCACCCGACGGGATGTATCTCGTTTCCGGGGACGACAAGGGCGACGTGAAGTTATGGGATTCCGTGGACGGGAGCCTCCGCCGGAATCTCCCTCAACGGCACAATATTTTAGCCCTGTCGTTCGTCCCCAAGAGTGGGATGGTGGCCTACGGCGGCGGGTGGTCACAGGCGACGGACGTCGTCACTGTATGTGACACAGTGACCGGGTCGGAAACCCGATTCTCAGACTTACCCCAGGACAACTACGCCACCTATGTGATGTGCCTCGCGTTCTCTCCGGACAGCCGGACAATGGCGACAGGAGAGGTGCTCAAGGATGGGAAGCATCCACACTGTGTGCGACTGTGGGACGTACCCACCGGCCGACTGATCCGAGTTTTCCGGTGTCCCGGCCCACCGAAGGCCGTAGCCTTTTCCCTCGATGGAACCGAACTGGCAGCCGGGTGCACAGAAGACAAGCCGACAACAGTTGGTGAAGTGCGTATCTGGGACGTTCCCCCGAAGCCCTGA
- a CDS encoding ParB/RepB/Spo0J family partition protein: MEATVKAPPRLARGLNALLGDISLPQSADAPVSRLAVGKIVFNPYQPRKQFDNDELASLTASVKNHGILQPLVVRAVGDSYQLIAGERRLRAAKDAGLEEVPVHVVGFDDQQVFEAALVENIQRTDLNPIEKAAGFKEYMDKFRMTQDQLGGRLGLDRSTVSNLLGLLNLHADVQAAVRNGQLTMGHAKVLKGVTDLEQQLAFAKDAIVKNYSVHALELLVKQHKLAAAGAEVAAEAVARKEPAEKTAHVKGLEDDIRQRLAVKIEIKVKAKDKGQIVIGFDSNDDFERIIQALQK; the protein is encoded by the coding sequence ATGGAAGCGACCGTCAAAGCCCCGCCCCGTTTGGCTCGTGGATTGAACGCCCTCTTGGGCGACATCTCGCTCCCGCAATCCGCGGACGCGCCCGTGTCCCGACTCGCGGTCGGGAAGATCGTGTTCAATCCGTATCAGCCGCGCAAGCAGTTCGATAATGATGAACTCGCCTCACTCACCGCGAGCGTGAAGAACCACGGCATCCTTCAGCCGCTCGTGGTGCGTGCGGTGGGGGACAGCTACCAACTCATCGCGGGCGAGCGCCGGCTCCGCGCGGCCAAGGACGCCGGGTTGGAAGAGGTACCCGTCCACGTCGTCGGGTTCGACGATCAGCAGGTGTTCGAGGCGGCGCTCGTCGAGAACATTCAGCGCACCGACCTGAACCCGATCGAGAAGGCGGCCGGGTTCAAGGAGTACATGGACAAGTTCCGCATGACGCAGGACCAGCTCGGCGGGCGCCTCGGGCTGGACCGCTCGACCGTGAGCAACCTGCTCGGGCTCCTGAACCTGCACGCCGACGTGCAGGCCGCGGTGCGGAACGGTCAGCTCACGATGGGCCACGCCAAGGTGCTGAAGGGCGTGACCGACCTGGAACAGCAGCTCGCGTTCGCGAAGGACGCGATCGTGAAGAACTACTCGGTCCACGCCCTGGAACTGCTCGTCAAGCAGCACAAGCTCGCGGCGGCCGGAGCGGAAGTCGCGGCCGAAGCGGTTGCCCGCAAAGAGCCGGCCGAAAAGACGGCGCACGTGAAGGGCCTGGAAGACGACATCCGCCAGCGGCTCGCAGTGAAGATCGAGATCAAGGTGAAGGCGAAGGACAAAGGCCAGATCGTGATCGGCTTCGACTCCAACGACGACTTCGAGCGGATCATTCAAGCTCTTCAGAAGTGA
- a CDS encoding PseG/SpsG family protein, protein MDATRGPILFRCDGTGEHGWEPFYQCLSLAAALQRRRRGTNFLSYLDPLSLATVVNRGNNDWVPAERKVGDDGDLEVTIAAVRKMNAAAVVVAGEGYSADYLRELKKTGALVMVFDSTADMRFPADLVVNPMLYPLRKAYRVEPGCQLLLGTRFALCRGVFRRQRTIRATEPPMPFRALVAMGDDDLAGEALTRTQQLMEMPKVAKITISARTHHPRYDEMLALADDSGGKVEVITETKELMTRLVRAHFALTSGDGWSPELCVVGIPQLILSQTKRHAGNGKKLDEDGVATYLGNAADVTFDQLREAIDLFHDDPMERKSMTRCARNTFDGRGPDRIVNGLEIMLHNPMRKRAASFAPTHGLKIAA, encoded by the coding sequence ATGGATGCGACTCGTGGCCCGATTCTGTTTCGCTGCGACGGTACTGGCGAGCACGGCTGGGAGCCGTTCTACCAGTGCCTCTCGCTCGCGGCGGCCCTCCAGCGCCGCCGCCGGGGAACGAACTTCCTCAGCTACCTCGATCCGCTCTCGCTGGCGACCGTCGTGAACCGCGGGAACAACGACTGGGTGCCCGCCGAGCGGAAGGTCGGCGACGACGGCGACCTCGAAGTCACCATCGCCGCGGTGCGGAAGATGAACGCCGCCGCCGTGGTCGTCGCGGGCGAGGGCTACTCGGCCGACTACCTCCGCGAGCTGAAGAAGACCGGCGCGCTGGTGATGGTGTTCGACTCGACCGCGGACATGCGGTTCCCGGCCGACCTCGTGGTGAACCCGATGCTGTACCCGTTGCGGAAGGCGTACCGCGTGGAGCCGGGCTGCCAGCTCCTCCTCGGCACCCGTTTCGCGCTCTGTCGCGGGGTGTTCCGCCGGCAGCGCACGATCCGCGCGACCGAGCCGCCGATGCCGTTCCGCGCCCTGGTTGCGATGGGTGATGACGACCTCGCGGGCGAAGCGCTGACGCGCACGCAGCAGCTCATGGAGATGCCGAAGGTCGCGAAGATCACGATCTCGGCCCGCACGCACCACCCGCGCTACGATGAGATGCTGGCCCTGGCCGACGACAGCGGCGGCAAGGTCGAAGTCATCACCGAGACAAAGGAACTGATGACGCGCCTCGTCCGCGCTCACTTCGCGCTGACGAGCGGCGACGGATGGTCGCCGGAGCTGTGCGTGGTGGGCATCCCGCAACTGATCCTGAGCCAGACGAAGCGGCACGCGGGCAACGGGAAGAAGCTCGACGAGGACGGCGTCGCGACCTACCTCGGGAACGCGGCGGACGTGACCTTCGACCAGCTCCGCGAAGCGATCGATCTGTTCCACGACGACCCGATGGAGCGGAAGAGCATGACCCGCTGTGCGCGGAACACGTTCGACGGGCGCGGGCCGGACCGCATCGTGAACGGGCTGGAGATCATGCTCCACAACCCGATGCGCAAGCGGGCCGCCTCGTTCGCTCCGACCCACGGCCTGAAAATCGCGGCGTGA
- the polX gene encoding DNA polymerase/3'-5' exonuclease PolX, producing MTKDDVADALDEIGTLLELKGENTFRTNAYHNAARLVQQLPGDLAQMVADGKLAEVRGIGEALALKITTLVTTGNLPYLEDLRASIPVGLVKMLRLPGLGPKKVKALHDLLHIDSIEKLKAACESGEVAKQKGFGAKTQTRILEGIAYIDQVGHRVRIDLALPLGLALLEQIRAFPGVIRAELCGSLRRRKETVADLDILVSSADAQPIMDAFVKIPEVIQVLGQGPTKSSVVAGLHVHGTKVTLQADLRVVEDTQYPFALHYFTGSKEHNIRMRQRAIDRGLSLNEYALANETRSVPCKDETDIFAALDLPYIQPELREDTGEIEAGELKKLPALVVDSDIRGVFHNHTTYSDGTASLEEMALAAKQLGFEYFGVGDHSQSLTIARGLPSNVVRKQWAEIDRVNAKLEGVRILKGSEVDILEDGSLDYTDELLAGFEYVVASVHSHFGMPEAEMTARVCKALSHPAVTMLGHATGRLLLKREGYKINLDEVLKVAAKHGKMIEINAQPSRLDLDWKYVKQAKAMGIPIVINPDAHSTGELALYTFGVQVARRGWLTKDDVFNTRGLADVMKELARRKQSPTV from the coding sequence ATGACCAAAGACGACGTTGCCGACGCACTCGACGAGATCGGCACCCTTCTCGAACTCAAGGGCGAGAACACGTTCCGCACGAACGCCTACCACAACGCGGCGCGGCTCGTTCAGCAGTTGCCCGGTGACCTGGCGCAGATGGTCGCGGACGGGAAACTGGCCGAGGTGCGCGGCATCGGCGAAGCGCTTGCACTGAAGATCACCACGCTCGTAACGACCGGGAATTTACCGTACCTCGAAGACCTGCGGGCTTCGATTCCGGTGGGCCTCGTGAAGATGCTCCGGCTTCCCGGACTCGGGCCGAAGAAGGTCAAGGCGCTCCACGACCTGCTGCACATCGACTCGATCGAGAAACTGAAGGCCGCGTGCGAGTCGGGTGAGGTCGCGAAGCAAAAAGGATTCGGTGCGAAGACTCAGACCCGGATACTCGAAGGGATCGCGTACATCGACCAGGTCGGGCACCGCGTGCGGATCGATCTCGCGTTGCCGCTGGGCCTGGCGCTCCTCGAACAGATTCGTGCGTTTCCCGGAGTCATCCGCGCCGAGTTGTGCGGGAGCCTTCGCCGGCGGAAAGAGACGGTCGCGGACCTCGACATCCTGGTGAGCAGCGCGGATGCGCAACCCATCATGGATGCGTTCGTCAAGATTCCCGAAGTGATCCAGGTCTTGGGGCAGGGGCCGACCAAGTCGAGCGTGGTCGCCGGGCTACACGTTCACGGAACGAAGGTCACGCTCCAGGCCGATCTCCGCGTGGTGGAGGATACCCAGTACCCGTTCGCGCTCCACTACTTCACGGGTAGCAAGGAGCACAACATTCGGATGCGCCAGCGCGCGATCGACCGCGGTCTCTCGCTCAACGAATACGCGCTCGCGAACGAAACGCGCTCGGTGCCGTGTAAGGACGAAACGGACATCTTCGCCGCGCTCGACCTGCCGTACATTCAGCCCGAACTGCGCGAAGACACCGGAGAGATCGAGGCCGGCGAACTGAAGAAGCTCCCCGCACTAGTTGTGGACTCCGACATCCGCGGCGTGTTTCACAACCACACCACCTATAGCGACGGCACCGCGTCCCTCGAAGAGATGGCGCTCGCGGCGAAGCAACTCGGCTTCGAGTATTTCGGTGTCGGCGACCACTCGCAGTCGCTCACGATCGCGCGCGGGCTTCCGTCGAATGTGGTGCGGAAACAGTGGGCCGAGATCGATCGCGTGAACGCGAAACTCGAGGGCGTGCGCATCCTAAAGGGCAGCGAGGTGGACATCCTCGAAGACGGATCGCTCGACTACACCGACGAGCTGCTCGCGGGGTTCGAGTACGTCGTCGCGAGTGTTCACTCGCACTTCGGGATGCCGGAAGCCGAGATGACGGCCCGCGTGTGCAAGGCGCTCTCGCACCCCGCGGTGACGATGCTGGGTCACGCGACCGGGCGCCTGCTGCTCAAGCGCGAGGGGTACAAAATCAACCTCGACGAAGTGCTGAAGGTCGCCGCGAAGCACGGCAAGATGATCGAGATCAACGCGCAGCCGTCGCGCCTCGACCTCGACTGGAAGTACGTGAAGCAAGCGAAGGCGATGGGCATTCCGATCGTCATCAACCCGGACGCACACAGTACCGGTGAACTCGCGCTCTACACGTTCGGAGTTCAGGTCGCTCGCCGCGGGTGGCTCACGAAAGATGACGTGTTCAATACGCGCGGGCTGGCCGACGTGATGAAGGAACTCGCGCGCCGGAAACAGAGCCCGACCGTTTGA
- a CDS encoding DedA family protein has product MTDAIYWYASIFFWLFLTGIGLPPVPEEAGILYAASVNALHSEVWWSLAWAACGLGIIAADCVLYGVGWRWGPKLFEYRWVQKVLSAERRQRLEGHFTQHGMKLLILSRFLPPVRTGVFLIAGATRYSFLKFLVADLIYAVVGVGLFFFCGTWILGLIHRFESTALVVGALLVMGYGLYMYYRLLRRREPNGASEAPTSILQGPGGSAPAGEPVKNPAAAVAAQKEALTVFESK; this is encoded by the coding sequence ATGACCGACGCGATCTACTGGTACGCTTCCATTTTCTTTTGGCTGTTCCTCACGGGCATTGGGCTTCCTCCCGTGCCCGAGGAGGCCGGTATCCTGTACGCGGCGAGCGTGAACGCACTCCACTCGGAAGTGTGGTGGTCGCTGGCTTGGGCCGCGTGCGGTCTCGGAATCATCGCGGCCGATTGCGTGCTGTACGGCGTTGGGTGGAGGTGGGGACCGAAACTGTTCGAGTACCGTTGGGTGCAGAAGGTACTGAGCGCGGAACGGCGCCAGCGGCTCGAAGGGCACTTCACACAACACGGGATGAAGCTGCTCATCCTCTCGCGCTTCCTTCCGCCGGTACGAACCGGCGTGTTCCTCATCGCGGGCGCGACGCGCTACTCGTTCCTGAAGTTTCTCGTCGCGGATTTGATTTATGCGGTCGTTGGGGTCGGGCTGTTCTTCTTCTGCGGGACGTGGATTCTTGGTCTCATTCACCGGTTCGAGAGTACCGCGCTGGTTGTCGGAGCGCTGCTGGTGATGGGCTACGGCTTGTACATGTATTACCGGCTCCTGCGGCGCCGGGAACCAAATGGTGCGTCCGAGGCGCCGACCTCCATTCTTCAAGGGCCGGGAGGATCGGCGCCCGCGGGCGAGCCGGTTAAGAACCCGGCCGCCGCGGTTGCTGCACAAAAGGAAGCACTAACAGTATTCGAAAGCAAGTGA
- a CDS encoding pyridoxal phosphate-dependent aminotransferase encodes MSTSVPALSSFASGLTTETAFDVLAVARKLMAGGKDVIALQIGDSPFPTTASAIKAAHAAIDAGLTRYCPSAGLPEFRETIARTVKTEFNIPATADNVVVGPGAKVFETYFCEAFLEPGDAVLVFQPAFPTFEPNILRRGARPVYVPLKQENQFRPDVAAIEKFVKTEPRARALFLNFPHNPTGGVATPEDLKAIANIVRGTNIAVFSDEPYCHMVWGGKHSSILAEPGMIDQCVGAYTFSKSYSMSGWRCGYMIAAPAVAQIVSKMINTSLSCVPPIVQMAGKAALEHDAVERDEVMKKFHAKVELLVSELRKVPDVTVLMPEGTFYVFPQVAPICERLGITSHGLAMYLLEGADDKRGVACLGGECFGAAGQGFLRFSCAEPDDRLVQAVAFFADAVNRTGRVKAYLDAHPKYRLK; translated from the coding sequence ATGAGTACCAGCGTTCCCGCCCTTTCTTCTTTCGCCAGCGGGCTGACGACCGAGACCGCGTTCGATGTGCTCGCGGTCGCGCGAAAACTGATGGCCGGCGGGAAAGATGTGATCGCGCTTCAGATCGGTGATTCGCCGTTCCCCACCACGGCCAGCGCGATCAAAGCGGCACACGCGGCCATCGACGCGGGCCTGACGCGATACTGCCCGTCCGCCGGTCTGCCCGAATTTCGGGAGACCATCGCTCGAACGGTGAAGACCGAGTTCAACATCCCGGCGACTGCGGACAACGTGGTAGTCGGCCCCGGCGCGAAAGTATTCGAGACGTACTTCTGCGAAGCGTTCCTCGAACCGGGCGACGCGGTGCTGGTGTTCCAGCCGGCGTTCCCGACCTTCGAGCCGAACATCCTCCGGCGCGGCGCGAGGCCGGTGTACGTTCCCCTCAAGCAAGAGAACCAGTTCCGGCCCGATGTCGCAGCGATCGAAAAGTTCGTGAAGACCGAACCGCGTGCCCGCGCGCTGTTCCTCAACTTCCCCCACAACCCGACCGGCGGTGTCGCGACTCCCGAAGACCTGAAAGCGATCGCGAACATTGTCCGCGGAACGAACATCGCGGTGTTCAGCGACGAGCCGTATTGCCACATGGTTTGGGGGGGCAAACACAGTAGCATCCTGGCCGAGCCCGGGATGATCGATCAGTGCGTGGGCGCGTACACGTTCTCGAAAAGCTACAGCATGAGCGGGTGGCGCTGCGGGTACATGATCGCGGCGCCGGCGGTCGCGCAGATCGTGAGCAAGATGATTAACACGTCGCTCTCGTGCGTGCCGCCGATCGTACAGATGGCGGGCAAGGCCGCGCTCGAGCACGATGCGGTCGAACGCGACGAGGTGATGAAGAAGTTCCACGCGAAGGTCGAGTTGCTCGTGAGCGAGTTGCGAAAGGTGCCCGACGTAACTGTGTTGATGCCGGAAGGCACGTTCTACGTGTTTCCGCAAGTCGCCCCAATCTGCGAGCGACTTGGCATCACGTCACACGGGCTGGCGATGTACCTCTTAGAAGGGGCGGACGACAAGCGCGGCGTGGCGTGCCTCGGCGGAGAGTGCTTCGGCGCGGCCGGGCAGGGGTTTTTGCGCTTCAGTTGCGCAGAACCGGACGACCGGCTCGTGCAGGCGGTCGCGTTCTTCGCCGATGCCGTGAACCGTACCGGCCGCGTGAAGGCGTACCTGGATGCGCACCCGAAGTACCGACTGAAGTAG
- a CDS encoding Dabb family protein: MLRLLVAAALVAYCGMPASADDKKPTMIGHMVYFKLKDNTAENRKKLVTACEKYLSEHPGTVFFSAGEIGDEFKRDVNDRDWDVALHLVFVDKAAHDKYAVDKEHLKFIDENKANWAKVRVFDSELRGYKASKK, translated from the coding sequence ATGTTGCGCCTTTTAGTCGCCGCCGCTCTCGTTGCCTACTGCGGCATGCCGGCCTCGGCCGACGACAAGAAGCCGACGATGATCGGTCACATGGTGTACTTCAAACTCAAGGACAACACGGCAGAGAACCGCAAGAAGCTGGTGACGGCGTGCGAGAAGTACCTGTCCGAGCACCCAGGGACGGTGTTCTTCTCGGCGGGTGAGATCGGCGACGAGTTCAAGCGCGACGTGAACGACCGCGACTGGGACGTGGCGCTGCACTTGGTGTTCGTGGATAAAGCCGCGCACGACAAGTACGCGGTGGACAAGGAGCACCTGAAATTCATTGACGAGAACAAAGCGAACTGGGCGAAGGTGCGGGTGTTCGACTCGGAACTACGCGGCTACAAGGCCAGCAAAAAGTAG
- a CDS encoding TIGR02996 domain-containing protein, with the protein MSDGDALLRAILAEPDEDTPRLMYADWLQDNGEPERAEYIRVQVQLARQYRVFCPDGHPWDKVDKGPHSVPGTRCRKCRIEGPSWPAVEADEALHARACVLWASHADLWARPLAVLCGFPDTPAQWPPIVSDPARAPRYHHICPTSAYADGRGMQWEFHRGFIESVSCSATDWFAYEDAIRASFPVQKVLLTTRPEHVARAPTSGRAETPRVGDDTNHYVDIRAVTGMDRARLEARWPGVTFEVSA; encoded by the coding sequence ATGAGCGACGGCGACGCCCTGCTGCGAGCGATCCTGGCCGAGCCCGACGAGGACACGCCCCGACTCATGTACGCGGACTGGCTCCAGGATAACGGGGAACCGGAGCGCGCGGAGTACATCCGGGTGCAGGTACAGTTGGCACGGCAATACCGGGTGTTTTGCCCGGACGGGCACCCGTGGGATAAGGTCGATAAGGGGCCGCACTCTGTCCCCGGTACGCGGTGCCGAAAGTGCCGGATTGAGGGACCGAGTTGGCCGGCCGTCGAAGCGGACGAGGCCCTGCACGCGCGTGCGTGTGTGCTGTGGGCGTCGCACGCCGATCTGTGGGCGCGGCCCCTGGCGGTGCTGTGCGGGTTCCCGGACACTCCGGCCCAGTGGCCGCCGATCGTGTCGGACCCAGCACGGGCGCCGCGGTACCACCATATCTGTCCCACCAGCGCATATGCGGACGGGCGCGGGATGCAGTGGGAGTTTCACCGCGGGTTCATCGAATCCGTCTCGTGCTCGGCCACCGACTGGTTCGCCTACGAAGACGCGATCCGCGCGTCGTTCCCGGTCCAGAAGGTGTTGTTGACGACGCGGCCAGAGCACGTGGCACGAGCCCCGACGAGCGGTCGCGCGGAGACGCCGCGCGTTGGGGACGACACAAACCACTACGTTGACATTCGAGCGGTAACCGGAATGGACCGTGCTCGGCTCGAAGCCCGCTGGCCCGGGGTCACGTTCGAGGTGTCCGCCTGA
- the infA gene encoding translation initiation factor IF-1: MAKEEAVEVEGRVKEALANTQFRVELDIGGEVIAHVSGKMRKNFIRIIPGDRVKVEISPYDLTRGRITFRVRS, from the coding sequence ATGGCGAAAGAAGAAGCGGTTGAAGTCGAGGGCCGTGTCAAAGAGGCTCTGGCGAATACGCAGTTCCGCGTCGAACTGGACATCGGTGGCGAGGTCATCGCACACGTTTCCGGCAAGATGCGCAAGAACTTCATTCGCATCATTCCGGGCGACCGCGTGAAAGTGGAGATTTCCCCCTACGATCTGACGCGCGGGCGAATCACATTCCGCGTCCGGAGTTGA
- a CDS encoding RNA recognition motif domain-containing protein: MATNIYVGNLPWSTTDDELSAMFQQFGAVTRAQVVMDRETGRSRGFGFVEMANENEAQAAIAALNEQAINGRPLTVNVAKPREGGGGGGGGRGGYGGGGGGGRRGGGGGGGYGGGGGGGYGGGYGGGGGGGYGGDRY; the protein is encoded by the coding sequence ATGGCTACGAACATCTACGTCGGCAATTTGCCTTGGTCCACAACGGACGACGAACTGTCCGCAATGTTCCAACAGTTCGGCGCGGTGACCCGCGCACAAGTAGTAATGGATCGCGAAACCGGCCGCTCGCGCGGGTTCGGGTTCGTGGAGATGGCCAACGAGAACGAGGCCCAGGCCGCCATCGCCGCGCTCAACGAGCAGGCGATCAACGGCCGACCGCTTACCGTTAACGTTGCGAAACCGCGTGAGGGCGGTGGTGGCGGGGGCGGCGGGCGCGGGGGTTACGGTGGCGGGGGCGGTGGAGGTCGACGCGGAGGCGGAGGCGGGGGCGGGTACGGCGGTGGTGGAGGAGGAGGATACGGTGGGGGTTACGGTGGCGGAGGCGGTGGTGGGTACGGTGGCGACCGCTACTGA
- the groES gene encoding co-chaperone GroES: MAALKIVPLNDKIVVERLEADDKTVGGIILPDSAKEKPKQGKVLAVGEGKPLEDGGRAKFQVKVGDRVLFTSYAGSEVTIDSKEYLIVTEDDLLAIVD; the protein is encoded by the coding sequence ATGGCAGCGCTGAAGATCGTCCCGCTGAACGACAAGATCGTGGTCGAGCGCCTCGAAGCCGACGACAAGACGGTGGGCGGCATCATTCTCCCCGACAGCGCCAAGGAGAAGCCGAAGCAGGGTAAGGTGCTCGCAGTGGGTGAGGGCAAGCCGCTCGAAGACGGCGGTCGCGCCAAGTTCCAGGTGAAGGTGGGCGACCGCGTGCTCTTCACGAGCTACGCGGGCAGCGAAGTCACCATCGACAGCAAAGAGTACCTCATCGTGACCGAGGACGACCTGCTCGCCATTGTGGACTAA
- a CDS encoding response regulator gives MIPAPRPSEGEPTITVPASDPWRFSILIADDDRGTRETLGEMLAARGFRTMLAADGGEAVELVQVDIVHLVLFDMHMPRLTGLEAFAVIRQTLDRALPAVLMTADANNDLIRQAFAAQVYSVIPKPVNGNVVLHTLERALARVYGPRPEPQDKVEAPRPPTDE, from the coding sequence ATGATTCCCGCACCGCGCCCGTCCGAGGGCGAACCGACAATAACCGTTCCCGCGAGTGACCCGTGGCGGTTCTCGATCCTCATTGCCGACGACGATCGCGGTACGCGCGAGACGCTCGGTGAGATGCTCGCGGCCCGCGGGTTCCGCACCATGTTGGCCGCGGACGGGGGTGAGGCTGTTGAACTGGTCCAGGTGGATATTGTTCACTTGGTGCTGTTCGACATGCACATGCCCCGGCTCACGGGCCTGGAAGCGTTCGCGGTGATCCGGCAGACGCTCGATCGCGCTCTGCCGGCCGTGCTCATGACCGCGGACGCGAACAACGACTTGATCCGCCAAGCGTTCGCGGCGCAGGTGTACAGCGTGATTCCGAAGCCGGTGAACGGGAACGTCGTATTACACACCCTGGAACGGGCGCTCGCACGGGTTTACGGCCCGCGCCCGGAACCACAAGACAAGGTCGAGGCGCCGCGCCCGCCGACCGACGAGTAA
- a CDS encoding DUF1571 domain-containing protein, giving the protein MIRTLAFCSLVTLLAGCSRYHSRAQGPFAKSDPPAPYGASTPKPLGNQSSLGMASSTPVRPTLSDERPLVPPRTDDLAPAGGTFSPPDIDTDASMSTLPPLRKRPDPKSGTMPSPFAPKQPNTEAPATPAPTAKPLAELKTVIATANTAWRAVDTFEATVTRREINPQGASTSEVVLFQFRREPMSVFTRTISESGKGREVVYFPKKHEDKLYLMLGQGDHKLFKAGFIVPPVSPDDARVKEKARNSIRDAGFEKALTKLADTVTKMEAGKLPADTLTLHGPVKRDEYPYPLTAVTQNLRAGGDPLFPKGGSRTYFFDLKEKSPSYGLPVLIVAADSTGKEAEYYLLEKVKLPANLTDADFNPDRLGKK; this is encoded by the coding sequence ATGATCCGCACACTTGCGTTCTGTTCGCTCGTTACTCTTCTCGCGGGTTGCTCGCGGTACCACTCGCGTGCTCAAGGGCCGTTCGCGAAGTCCGACCCACCGGCACCATACGGCGCGAGCACGCCCAAACCTCTCGGTAACCAGTCATCGCTCGGAATGGCATCGAGCACCCCCGTGCGCCCGACTCTGTCGGACGAGCGCCCACTCGTGCCCCCACGAACGGACGATCTCGCACCGGCCGGAGGAACGTTTTCCCCGCCGGATATTGATACGGACGCCAGCATGAGCACCCTGCCACCCTTGCGCAAACGACCGGACCCGAAGTCTGGAACGATGCCTTCGCCGTTTGCGCCGAAGCAGCCCAATACAGAAGCTCCCGCTACCCCCGCACCGACCGCAAAGCCCCTCGCTGAACTGAAGACGGTGATCGCCACCGCAAACACTGCGTGGAGGGCCGTGGACACGTTCGAGGCCACTGTCACGCGCCGGGAGATCAACCCGCAAGGTGCGTCCACCAGCGAGGTCGTGCTGTTCCAGTTCCGCCGGGAACCGATGAGCGTGTTTACGCGGACGATCAGTGAAAGTGGTAAGGGGCGCGAGGTGGTATACTTCCCCAAGAAGCACGAGGACAAGTTGTACCTGATGCTCGGACAGGGCGACCACAAGCTGTTCAAAGCCGGGTTCATTGTGCCGCCCGTTTCGCCCGATGACGCGCGCGTGAAAGAGAAAGCCCGCAACAGCATCCGCGATGCCGGGTTCGAGAAGGCGCTCACCAAACTCGCGGACACCGTTACGAAGATGGAAGCCGGCAAACTCCCGGCCGATACGCTCACGCTTCACGGACCGGTCAAGCGCGACGAGTACCCGTACCCGCTCACGGCCGTGACGCAGAACCTCCGCGCGGGTGGCGATCCGCTGTTCCCGAAGGGCGGGAGCCGAACCTACTTCTTCGACCTGAAGGAGAAGTCGCCGTCTTACGGGTTGCCGGTTCTGATTGTCGCGGCCGACTCGACGGGCAAGGAAGCGGAATACTACTTGCTCGAGAAGGTGAAGCTCCCGGCCAACCTCACGGATGCGGACTTTAACCCGGATCGATTGGGGAAGAAGTAG